The Saccharomonospora glauca K62 genome has a segment encoding these proteins:
- the dapA gene encoding 4-hydroxy-tetrahydrodipicolinate synthase: MSIAPPTPPTAAPGRPFGRVLTAMVTPFTAEGAVDLKRAQELAVHLVELGNDGLVVNGTTGESPTTTDEEKADLVRAVVEAVGDRATVVAGAGTNNTAHSVEMAQQAEKAGAHGLLVVTPYYSRPTQAGLYAHFTTVADATELPVMLYDIPPRSIVPIEVDTLRRLAEHPRILAVKDAKGDLLAGSEVIANTHLAYYSGDDGLNLPWLSVGATGVVSVIGHVVAGRIRAMIDAYENGDTSTARTNHRGMIPVYRAFSRVGGVVFAKTALRLRGMDVGDPRLPIVPASEDLVRAIADDLTQAGVPLETSSSDDWASSRVAAADSAAAYVTPTTHTSVGTIQR; encoded by the coding sequence ATGTCGATCGCACCACCCACCCCACCTACGGCCGCGCCGGGACGTCCGTTCGGCCGAGTGCTCACCGCTATGGTCACGCCGTTCACCGCCGAGGGCGCGGTGGACCTGAAGCGGGCGCAGGAGCTCGCCGTCCACCTGGTGGAGTTGGGCAACGACGGCCTGGTCGTCAACGGCACGACGGGGGAGAGCCCCACCACGACGGACGAGGAGAAGGCCGACCTGGTGCGGGCGGTCGTCGAGGCGGTCGGCGATCGCGCCACGGTCGTCGCCGGAGCGGGCACGAACAACACGGCGCACAGCGTGGAGATGGCCCAGCAGGCCGAGAAGGCCGGAGCGCACGGCCTGCTCGTCGTGACCCCGTACTACTCACGGCCCACCCAGGCGGGGCTGTACGCCCACTTCACCACCGTGGCGGACGCCACCGAGCTGCCCGTGATGCTGTACGACATCCCGCCGCGATCGATCGTGCCGATCGAGGTCGACACCCTCCGCAGGCTCGCCGAACACCCCCGCATCCTCGCCGTCAAGGACGCCAAGGGCGACCTGCTGGCGGGCAGCGAGGTCATCGCGAACACCCACCTCGCGTACTACTCCGGCGACGACGGGCTGAACCTGCCGTGGCTGTCCGTGGGTGCCACCGGCGTCGTGAGCGTCATCGGCCACGTCGTGGCGGGCCGCATCCGCGCGATGATCGACGCGTACGAGAACGGCGACACCTCCACCGCGCGCACGAACCACCGCGGGATGATCCCGGTGTACCGGGCGTTCTCCCGCGTCGGTGGAGTCGTGTTCGCCAAGACCGCGTTGCGGCTGCGGGGCATGGACGTGGGCGACCCGAGGCTGCCCATCGTCCCGGCCAGCGAGGACCTGGTGCGTGCCATCGCCGACGACCTCACCCAGGCCGGAGTGCCCCTGGAGACGTCTTCCTCCGACGACTGGGCGAGCTCGCGCGTCGCCGCCGCGGACTCGGCGGCGGCCTACGTCACACCGACCACACACACGAGCGTTGGGACCATTCAACGGTGA
- a CDS encoding FtsK/SpoIIIE family DNA translocase — MASGSTTRGRGTARTGAGRGSQRSTKARTSSSKAKSGGRTTASRKPPAKRSKRSSGSALGRALRGAWTLLARGVGGLARAVGRTRELDPEHRRDGLALGLIALALVAAVGVVWEGAGPVGEGIAVGTRSVIGSAAVALPVALLMAAVVLMRSQPRPETRPRMVVGTVLIGLAVLGLLHLVSGRPQEHADQMYAGGWIGWFSGDLLARGVTGWVAVPLLVLVLLYGVLVCAGTPIRRVPQRLREWTGAEADANADEEPPRRRTARSRTTEADGADSGPEPDTETDSTTARPRGSTRKRKPAEPDEAQPTLDFAAPAESPTEELARKPARAKAASKTARRRAPALSVTRTVEGDYKLPSLDLLTFGAESKGHSSANDAMIEAITRVLEQFKIDAQVTGFTRGPTVTRYEVELGPGVKVEKITALTKNIAYAVATENVRLLAPIPGKSAVGIEVPNTDREMVHLGDVLRSPEAASDDHPMVIGLGKDIEGNFVTANLTKMPHLLVAGSTGSGKSSFVNSMLVSLLARATPDECRMILIDPKMVELTPYEGVPHLITPIITQPKKAAAALAWLVEEMEQRYQDMQANRVRHIDDFNRKVRSGEITAPPGSERVYRPYPYIMAIVDELADLMMTAPRDVEDAIVRITQKARAAGIHLVLATQRPSVDVVTGLIKTNVPSRLAFATSSLTDSRVILDQPGAEKLIGMGDALYLPMGSGKPIRVQGAFVSDEEITAVVAATKEQAEPDYTEGVTTAKVGEKKDIDPDIGDDLDVLLQAAELVVSSQFGSTSMLQRKLRVGFAKAGRLMDLLETRGVVGPSEGSKAREVLVKPEDLPGVLAMIRGDAPSAEE; from the coding sequence ATGGCCAGCGGCTCGACGACAAGGGGGCGAGGCACCGCGCGGACCGGCGCGGGGCGCGGATCGCAGCGCTCGACGAAGGCGAGGACCTCGTCGTCGAAGGCGAAGTCCGGCGGTCGTACGACCGCGTCGCGGAAACCACCGGCGAAGCGATCGAAGCGGTCCTCGGGCAGCGCCCTCGGCAGGGCACTGCGCGGCGCGTGGACCCTGCTCGCCCGTGGGGTCGGCGGGCTGGCCAGAGCGGTCGGACGGACCCGCGAACTCGATCCGGAACACCGCAGGGACGGCCTGGCCCTCGGCCTCATCGCCCTGGCCCTGGTCGCCGCCGTCGGCGTGGTCTGGGAAGGCGCGGGCCCCGTCGGTGAGGGCATTGCCGTCGGCACGCGAAGCGTCATCGGCTCCGCCGCCGTGGCCCTCCCGGTGGCCCTGCTGATGGCGGCCGTGGTGCTCATGCGTTCGCAGCCGCGTCCCGAGACCCGCCCGCGCATGGTGGTGGGCACCGTACTCATCGGCCTCGCCGTGCTCGGCCTGCTGCACCTCGTCAGTGGCAGGCCCCAGGAGCACGCCGACCAGATGTACGCGGGCGGCTGGATCGGATGGTTCTCGGGCGACCTGCTCGCGCGCGGGGTCACCGGTTGGGTGGCCGTCCCGCTCCTGGTGCTGGTGCTGCTCTACGGCGTGCTGGTGTGCGCGGGAACGCCCATCCGCCGCGTCCCGCAGCGACTACGCGAGTGGACCGGGGCCGAGGCGGACGCCAACGCGGACGAGGAACCACCCCGGCGCCGCACGGCTCGGAGCCGGACCACCGAAGCCGACGGCGCGGACTCCGGGCCCGAACCCGACACCGAGACGGACTCCACCACCGCCCGCCCGCGCGGGTCGACGCGGAAACGGAAGCCGGCGGAGCCCGACGAGGCGCAGCCGACGCTCGACTTCGCCGCACCCGCCGAGTCACCGACCGAGGAACTCGCGCGCAAACCCGCCCGTGCGAAAGCGGCGTCGAAGACGGCCCGCCGCCGGGCACCCGCCCTGTCGGTCACCCGGACCGTCGAGGGCGACTACAAGCTCCCGTCGCTGGACCTGCTCACCTTCGGAGCCGAGTCCAAGGGACACAGCTCCGCCAACGACGCGATGATCGAGGCGATCACGCGTGTGCTGGAGCAGTTCAAGATCGACGCGCAGGTCACGGGTTTCACCCGCGGCCCCACGGTCACTCGGTACGAGGTGGAGCTGGGACCGGGCGTGAAGGTCGAGAAGATCACCGCGTTGACCAAGAACATCGCCTACGCGGTGGCCACCGAGAACGTGCGCCTACTCGCCCCGATCCCCGGCAAGTCGGCCGTGGGGATCGAGGTGCCCAACACCGACCGCGAGATGGTGCACCTCGGGGACGTCCTGCGGTCGCCCGAGGCGGCGTCGGACGACCACCCGATGGTCATCGGGCTCGGCAAGGACATCGAGGGCAACTTCGTCACCGCCAACCTCACGAAGATGCCGCACCTGCTGGTGGCGGGCTCTACGGGCTCCGGTAAGTCGAGCTTCGTCAACTCGATGCTGGTCTCCCTGCTGGCCAGGGCCACGCCGGACGAGTGCCGCATGATCCTCATCGACCCGAAGATGGTCGAGCTGACGCCGTACGAGGGTGTCCCGCACCTGATCACGCCCATCATCACCCAGCCGAAGAAGGCCGCCGCCGCGCTCGCCTGGCTGGTGGAGGAGATGGAGCAGCGCTACCAGGACATGCAGGCCAACCGCGTGCGGCACATTGACGACTTCAACCGCAAGGTGCGGTCGGGAGAGATCACCGCGCCGCCCGGCAGCGAGCGGGTCTACCGGCCGTACCCGTACATCATGGCCATCGTCGACGAGCTGGCCGATCTGATGATGACCGCGCCGAGGGACGTCGAGGACGCCATCGTGCGGATCACGCAGAAGGCCCGCGCGGCCGGCATCCATCTCGTGCTGGCCACCCAGCGCCCGTCCGTGGACGTGGTCACGGGTCTCATCAAGACCAACGTGCCGTCGCGGCTGGCGTTCGCGACGTCGTCGCTCACCGACTCCCGCGTCATCCTCGACCAGCCGGGCGCGGAGAAGCTGATCGGCATGGGTGACGCGCTGTACCTGCCGATGGGGTCGGGCAAACCCATCCGGGTGCAGGGCGCGTTCGTCAGCGACGAGGAGATCACCGCCGTCGTGGCGGCCACCAAGGAGCAGGCCGAGCCGGACTACACCGAGGGCGTCACGACGGCCAAGGTGGGCGAGAAGAAGGACATCGACCCCGACATCGGCGACGACCTCGACGTCCTGCTCCAGGCCGCCGAGCTGGTGGTGAGTTCGCAGTTCGGCTCGACGTCGATGCTGCAGCGCAAGCTGCGGGTGGGCTTCGCGAAGGCGGGTAGGTTGATGGACCTGCTGGAGACCCGAGGCGTCGTGGGGCCCTCGGAGGGCTCGAAGGCACGCGAGGTGTTGGTGAAGCCGGAGGACCTGCCGGGGGTACTCGCGATGATCCGTGGCGACGCCCCCTCGGCGGAGGAGTGA
- a CDS encoding lysophospholipid acyltransferase family protein, which produces MVALQHDRGSAERSKTPLVWRTILTLNRGLVNLAGRLRVSGGIPHSLRGQPLLMAANHIGVFDAFVLMAACHRLGLAPRFMLAGGLLDAPIVGPVLRASGHLRVDRGSSRAAVAQFAQAAEALRTSTGPIIVYPEGRISHDPGLWPERGKTGVARLALKAGVPVVPISQWGAHEAVYWGTETVTGLADIVPLARSGLTSPLRRPTFRVHFGEPVDLSPFREGRPGDAVKAHAVIMRAITDGLVPLRADEPDAPRFFDPTRPTDGHSPWRPETRA; this is translated from the coding sequence ATGGTGGCGCTTCAACACGACCGAGGGTCAGCCGAACGGAGTAAGACCCCCCTGGTGTGGCGGACGATACTCACGCTCAACCGCGGGCTCGTCAACCTGGCGGGACGCCTGCGGGTCAGCGGCGGCATCCCCCACTCGCTACGCGGGCAACCTCTCCTCATGGCGGCGAACCACATCGGCGTGTTCGACGCGTTCGTCCTGATGGCCGCGTGCCATCGGCTCGGGCTGGCGCCCCGGTTCATGCTCGCGGGTGGATTGCTGGACGCGCCGATCGTGGGTCCCGTGCTACGCGCGAGCGGGCACCTACGGGTCGACCGTGGCTCGTCGAGGGCCGCGGTGGCGCAGTTCGCCCAGGCCGCCGAGGCGCTGCGCACGAGCACGGGCCCGATCATCGTCTACCCGGAGGGGCGCATCAGCCACGATCCGGGACTGTGGCCGGAGCGCGGCAAGACGGGTGTCGCCCGGTTGGCCCTGAAGGCGGGCGTCCCCGTCGTCCCCATCAGCCAGTGGGGTGCGCACGAGGCCGTGTACTGGGGCACCGAGACGGTGACGGGGCTGGCCGACATCGTTCCCCTGGCTCGGTCGGGACTCACGTCGCCGCTGCGGCGGCCCACCTTCCGCGTGCACTTCGGGGAGCCGGTGGACCTCTCGCCGTTCCGGGAGGGGCGCCCCGGTGACGCCGTCAAGGCGCACGCGGTGATCATGCGGGCAATCACCGACGGCCTCGTGCCCCTGCGCGCCGACGAACCCGACGCACCGCGGTTCTTCGACCCCACCAGGCCGACGGACGGACACAGTCCTTGGCGCCCGGAAACGCGGGCATGA
- the rimO gene encoding 30S ribosomal protein S12 methylthiotransferase RimO — translation MSSAESSPHRRVSLVTLGCARNEVDSEELAGRLVADGWELSDDPTASDVVVVNTCGFVEQAKKDSVDTLLAASDTGAKVVAVGCMAERYGQELAENLPEADAVLGFDHYPHLAERLSDIVEGKRVESHTPTDRRKLLPITPVERQAAAEEVTVPGHAGWGPRVLRSRLDDSPVAPLKIASGCDRRCSFCAIPSFRGSFVSRHPDELVAEAEWLAGQGVRELFLVSENSTSYGKDLGRDLGGTRALERLLPRLAAIDGIARVRVSYLQPAETRPDLVRVIATTPGVADYFDLSFQHSSESVLRRMRRFGSTESFLALIEQIRSYAPEAGIRTNVIVGFPGETEEDVAELERFLTEARLDAVGVFGYSDEDGTEAETFDGKLDDSEIAERVGRISALVEELTAQRAEDRIGSTVDVLVESVEEEIVGRAAHQAPEVDGECVVLTDGEYEVGELIRCEVVDSAGVDLVVRPVGAADSAT, via the coding sequence GTGTCTAGCGCTGAATCCTCGCCCCACCGTCGGGTTTCTCTGGTGACGCTCGGGTGCGCCCGTAACGAGGTCGATTCCGAGGAACTCGCAGGTCGGCTCGTCGCGGACGGCTGGGAACTCAGTGACGACCCCACCGCCAGCGACGTCGTCGTGGTCAACACGTGCGGGTTCGTCGAGCAGGCCAAGAAGGATTCGGTCGACACGCTGCTCGCCGCCTCCGACACCGGCGCGAAGGTCGTCGCCGTCGGGTGCATGGCGGAGCGCTACGGGCAGGAGCTGGCGGAGAACCTGCCGGAGGCCGACGCGGTGCTCGGCTTCGACCACTACCCGCACCTCGCCGAGCGGCTCTCCGACATCGTCGAGGGCAAGCGGGTCGAGTCGCACACGCCGACCGACCGCAGGAAGCTGTTGCCGATCACCCCCGTCGAGCGGCAGGCCGCCGCTGAGGAGGTGACCGTTCCCGGTCACGCTGGCTGGGGTCCGCGCGTGTTGCGTTCCCGGCTCGACGACTCCCCGGTCGCCCCGCTCAAGATCGCGTCGGGCTGCGACCGCCGCTGCTCGTTCTGCGCCATCCCCTCCTTCCGTGGCTCGTTCGTCTCGCGGCACCCCGACGAGCTGGTGGCCGAGGCCGAGTGGCTCGCCGGCCAAGGGGTGCGGGAGCTGTTCCTCGTGAGCGAGAACTCGACGTCCTACGGCAAGGACCTGGGTCGAGACCTCGGGGGCACGCGGGCGCTCGAACGACTGCTGCCCAGGTTGGCGGCCATCGACGGCATAGCCCGAGTGCGGGTCTCCTACCTCCAGCCGGCCGAGACCCGGCCGGACCTGGTGCGGGTCATCGCCACCACGCCGGGGGTCGCCGACTACTTCGACCTGTCCTTCCAGCACTCCAGCGAGTCCGTGCTGCGGCGGATGCGACGGTTCGGCTCCACGGAGTCGTTCCTTGCTCTGATCGAGCAGATCAGGTCCTACGCCCCCGAGGCGGGTATCCGTACCAACGTGATCGTCGGTTTCCCCGGTGAGACGGAGGAGGACGTCGCCGAACTCGAACGGTTCCTCACCGAGGCGCGACTGGACGCGGTCGGCGTGTTCGGGTACTCCGACGAGGACGGCACCGAGGCGGAGACGTTCGACGGCAAACTGGACGACTCCGAGATCGCCGAACGGGTCGGCCGGATCTCCGCGTTGGTCGAGGAACTCACCGCGCAGCGGGCCGAGGACCGGATCGGTTCGACGGTCGACGTGCTCGTGGAGTCGGTCGAGGAGGAGATCGTGGGCAGGGCCGCGCACCAGGCTCCCGAGGTGGACGGCGAGTGTGTCGTGCTCACCGACGGCGAGTACGAGGTCGGTGAGCTGATTCGCTGCGAGGTCGTGGACAGTGCGGGCGTCGACCTGGTGGTGCGTCCCGTCGGCGCTGCGGACTCCGCGACGTGA
- the pgsA gene encoding CDP-diacylglycerol--glycerol-3-phosphate 3-phosphatidyltransferase, producing the protein MSTGKADGTSPADAVVREDVAVPMWNVANVLTMVRLVLVPVFVVALFLGDTPGGAEWFDVSPWRYVATAVFALAAVTDRLDGWLARRYDLVTDFGKIVDPIADKALIGAALLGLSVLGELPWWITVVILGREAAVTALRFWVIRHGVIPASKGGKAKTLTQVVAIGLVLLPLPSQAEPVVWGLLGLAVLLTLGTGVDYLVRAVRLRAVARQGPVELK; encoded by the coding sequence GTGAGTACCGGCAAGGCTGACGGGACGAGCCCGGCCGACGCCGTCGTTCGGGAGGACGTGGCCGTCCCCATGTGGAACGTGGCCAACGTGCTCACCATGGTGCGCCTGGTGCTGGTGCCGGTGTTCGTCGTGGCGTTGTTCCTGGGGGACACTCCCGGCGGGGCCGAGTGGTTCGACGTCTCGCCCTGGCGTTACGTCGCCACCGCCGTGTTCGCCCTGGCGGCCGTGACCGACCGCCTCGACGGCTGGCTGGCCCGGCGCTACGACTTGGTGACCGACTTCGGCAAGATCGTCGACCCGATCGCCGACAAGGCCTTGATCGGGGCCGCGTTGCTGGGGCTGAGCGTGCTCGGTGAGCTGCCGTGGTGGATCACCGTCGTGATCCTCGGCCGGGAGGCCGCCGTGACGGCGCTGCGGTTCTGGGTCATCCGGCACGGGGTCATCCCGGCCAGCAAGGGAGGCAAGGCCAAGACCCTGACCCAGGTCGTGGCCATCGGTCTGGTGTTGTTGCCACTCCCGTCGCAGGCCGAGCCCGTCGTGTGGGGCCTGTTGGGCCTGGCCGTACTCCTCACGCTCGGCACGGGGGTGGACTACCTCGTCAGGGCGGTGCGACTGCGGGCGGTCGCCCGCCAAGGTCCCGTGGAGCTGAAGTGA
- a CDS encoding ribonuclease J → MSVQPSGPGPTNLPPELPEGGLRVVALGGIGEVGRNMTVFEYDGRLLVVDCGVLFPEDAQPGVDLILPDFRAIEDRLDDIEALVLTHGHEDHIGAVPFLLRMRPDLPVYGSRFTLALVSAKCKEHRQRPVLFEVAEGQRRTVGPFELEFFAVNHSIPDALAVALRTPAGIVLHTGDIKLDQLPLDGRLTDLAGFSRLGDEGVDLLCIDSTNAEVPGFVMPERDIGPVLDDVIARVRQRVIVACFASHVHRVQQVLDAAHRHGRRVAFVGRSMVRNMTIAAELGLLTIPPGLLIDLDEAVNLPETKVLFVSTGSQGEPLSALSRMARGEHKQISIRAGDTVVLASSLIPGNETAVFGVINGLVRLGADVVHQGNAKVHVSGHASAGELLFLYNAIRPSNVMPVHGEWRHLRANAALAVRTGVAEDNVVLAENGVVVDLVDGKASITGRVEVGMVYVDGLSVGDVGESTLSDRLILGEGGFIAITVAVDSTTGRAVSSPTLSGRGFSDDPKALDEVTRLVEMELSRTEAEGITDTHRIAQAVRRVVGRWVAETYRRRPMIVPTVIPV, encoded by the coding sequence GTGAGTGTTCAACCGAGCGGACCGGGACCCACGAACCTGCCGCCGGAGCTGCCCGAGGGCGGCCTTCGCGTCGTCGCCCTCGGGGGAATCGGCGAGGTCGGTCGCAACATGACCGTCTTCGAGTACGACGGCAGGTTGTTGGTCGTCGACTGCGGTGTCCTGTTCCCCGAGGACGCCCAACCCGGCGTCGATCTGATCCTGCCCGACTTCCGGGCCATCGAGGACCGACTCGACGACATCGAGGCCCTCGTGCTGACCCACGGCCACGAGGACCACATCGGCGCCGTGCCGTTCCTGCTGCGGATGCGACCCGACCTCCCCGTGTACGGGTCGCGGTTCACGCTCGCGCTGGTGTCGGCCAAGTGCAAGGAACACCGTCAGCGTCCGGTGCTGTTCGAGGTGGCCGAGGGACAGCGCCGCACGGTCGGGCCGTTCGAACTCGAATTCTTCGCGGTCAACCACTCGATCCCCGACGCGCTCGCGGTGGCGCTGCGTACCCCGGCCGGGATCGTGCTGCACACCGGGGACATCAAGCTCGACCAGCTTCCGCTCGACGGCAGGCTCACCGACCTGGCCGGATTCTCCCGGCTCGGTGACGAAGGCGTCGACCTGCTGTGCATCGACTCCACCAACGCCGAGGTGCCGGGCTTCGTCATGCCGGAGCGGGACATCGGTCCCGTGCTCGACGACGTGATCGCGCGCGTGCGGCAGCGCGTCATCGTGGCGTGCTTCGCCAGCCACGTGCACCGTGTGCAGCAGGTCCTCGACGCGGCCCACCGGCACGGCCGGCGCGTGGCGTTCGTCGGCCGGTCGATGGTGCGCAACATGACCATCGCGGCCGAGCTCGGGTTGTTGACGATCCCGCCGGGACTCCTCATCGACCTCGACGAGGCGGTGAACCTGCCCGAGACGAAGGTGCTGTTCGTGTCCACCGGTTCGCAGGGCGAGCCGCTGTCGGCGCTGTCGCGGATGGCCAGGGGCGAGCACAAGCAGATCTCGATTCGCGCGGGCGACACCGTGGTGCTCGCCAGCTCGCTGATTCCGGGCAATGAGACCGCCGTGTTCGGCGTGATCAACGGCCTCGTGCGCCTCGGCGCCGACGTCGTGCACCAGGGCAACGCGAAGGTGCACGTGTCCGGACACGCGTCGGCGGGGGAGTTGCTCTTCCTCTACAACGCCATCCGCCCCAGCAACGTCATGCCCGTCCACGGCGAGTGGCGGCACCTACGGGCGAACGCGGCGCTGGCCGTGCGTACCGGGGTGGCCGAGGACAACGTCGTGCTCGCCGAGAACGGCGTGGTGGTGGACCTCGTCGACGGCAAGGCGTCGATCACGGGCCGGGTCGAGGTCGGCATGGTGTACGTTGACGGCCTGTCGGTGGGTGACGTGGGCGAGTCCACGTTGTCCGACCGGCTCATCCTGGGCGAGGGCGGGTTCATCGCCATCACCGTGGCCGTCGACTCGACCACCGGACGCGCCGTGAGCTCCCCGACGCTGTCGGGACGTGGCTTCTCCGACGACCCCAAGGCCCTCGACGAGGTCACCCGGCTCGTGGAGATGGAGCTGTCGCGGACCGAGGCCGAGGGCATCACCGACACCCACCGGATCGCCCAGGCCGTGCGGCGGGTGGTCGGCCGCTGGGTCGCCGAGACCTACCGGCGCAGGCCGATGATCGTGCCGACGGTCATCCCCGTGTGA
- a CDS encoding amino-acid N-acetyltransferase, translating into MQAPLIRRARIADVRTIKALVDRDAGRVLLEKDLITLYEDVQEFWVAELDGRVVGCGALHVMWEDLAEIRTVTVDKAVRGRGIGHALVRRLIDLAVELGLARLFVLTFETEFFARHGFTEIEGTPVPAEVYEEMRRSADTGVAEFLDLPFVKPNTLGNTRMLLHLDKRTDPSDAQRS; encoded by the coding sequence GTGCAAGCACCCCTGATCCGGCGCGCCCGCATCGCCGACGTGCGCACCATCAAAGCGCTGGTCGACCGCGACGCGGGGCGGGTGCTACTGGAAAAAGACCTGATCACGCTCTACGAGGACGTGCAGGAGTTCTGGGTCGCCGAGCTGGACGGCCGTGTCGTGGGCTGCGGTGCGCTGCACGTCATGTGGGAGGATCTCGCCGAGATTCGCACGGTGACCGTGGACAAGGCCGTCCGTGGCCGTGGCATCGGGCACGCCCTGGTGCGGCGGCTCATCGACCTCGCGGTCGAACTCGGGCTCGCACGACTGTTCGTGCTGACCTTCGAGACCGAGTTCTTCGCACGGCACGGGTTCACCGAGATCGAGGGCACCCCCGTCCCCGCGGAGGTCTACGAGGAAATGCGACGGTCGGCCGACACCGGTGTCGCCGAGTTCCTCGACCTGCCGTTCGTGAAGCCGAACACGCTGGGCAACACCCGGATGCTGCTGCACCTCGACAAGCGGACCGATCCCTCGGACGCTCAGCGCTCCTGA
- a CDS encoding o-succinylbenzoate synthase, which translates to MSTTTPDPLAAVESVRVYAIPMRTRFRGITVREGMLLRGPAGWGEFCPFDDYADSGSVPWLEAAVEQCTGHWPTPVRDRIPVNCTVPAVGPDAAHEIVTKSGCRTAKVKVADRPGSLGEDQARVEAVRSALGRDGAIRVDANAAWDVETAVRHIRVLDRSAGGLEYVEQPCRTLSELAQVRRRVDVRIAADESIRRAEDPLRVAVAEAADVAVLKCLPLGGVHRALRVAEACGLPCVVSSALETTVGLAAEVALAAALPELPFACGLGTLSLLDGDVVPPSAALRQVDGFVSVPDTRPEPDPALLDAHAPADPVVAARWLARLSRVSALLQER; encoded by the coding sequence ATGTCCACGACCACCCCCGACCCCCTGGCCGCCGTCGAGTCCGTCCGCGTCTACGCCATCCCCATGCGGACCCGGTTCCGGGGCATCACCGTGCGCGAGGGAATGTTGTTGCGCGGACCCGCCGGGTGGGGGGAGTTCTGTCCGTTCGACGACTACGCCGACTCCGGCTCCGTGCCGTGGCTCGAAGCGGCCGTCGAGCAGTGCACGGGACACTGGCCCACCCCGGTGCGCGACCGGATTCCCGTCAACTGCACGGTGCCCGCGGTGGGACCCGACGCCGCGCACGAGATCGTCACGAAGTCGGGGTGTCGCACCGCGAAGGTGAAGGTCGCCGACCGGCCCGGATCGTTGGGGGAGGACCAGGCCAGGGTCGAGGCCGTGCGCTCGGCGCTGGGACGGGACGGTGCGATCCGCGTGGACGCCAACGCGGCGTGGGACGTCGAGACCGCCGTGCGCCACATCCGGGTCCTCGACCGCTCGGCGGGAGGCCTCGAATACGTCGAGCAACCGTGTCGCACTTTGTCCGAACTCGCGCAGGTGCGACGCCGGGTGGACGTGCGCATCGCCGCCGACGAGTCCATCCGCAGGGCCGAGGACCCGCTGCGGGTGGCCGTGGCCGAGGCGGCCGACGTGGCCGTGCTGAAGTGCCTGCCGCTGGGTGGTGTGCACCGCGCGCTGCGGGTCGCGGAGGCGTGCGGTCTGCCGTGCGTCGTGTCCTCGGCACTGGAGACGACCGTCGGGCTCGCGGCCGAGGTGGCGTTGGCGGCGGCGTTGCCCGAGCTGCCGTTCGCGTGTGGACTCGGCACGTTGTCGCTGCTGGACGGTGACGTGGTGCCGCCGTCGGCGGCGCTTCGGCAGGTGGATGGGTTCGTCTCGGTCCCGGACACCCGTCCGGAACCCGACCCGGCCCTGCTGGACGCCCACGCGCCCGCCGACCCGGTCGTCGCCGCCCGCTGGCTGGCCCGGCTGTCCAGGGTGAGCGCGTTGCTTCAGGAGCGCTGA
- a CDS encoding EamA family transporter: protein MSPSETGGSTATATAPVRDRTRGIVLLVLSSLCFGSSGPLGKPAMTAGLSPEQVAVARIGIAAVVLLVVVGLTRPGLLRVRHGQWRVLLGYGLLGVAGVQLFYFLSAARVPVGIAILLEFTSPVLVALWVRFVRRVRLPWPMWLGIVLALVGLALVARVHEGLTLDAIGLAAGIATAVCSASYFLLGEHGVASHHPLGMVTWGMVVGAVAVCVVAPPWTLPVSILLEPAELGPWRPPVWSLLLTVAVVSTVLAYLAGITALRHLPASTASVLALLEPLVATSMAWVLLDEALGWVQVLGAVVLLGGALLVQLTAPSAQGGPDGAAEPRTP, encoded by the coding sequence ATGAGCCCCTCCGAGACGGGCGGCTCCACGGCGACCGCCACCGCCCCGGTACGCGACCGGACACGCGGCATCGTGCTGCTGGTCCTGTCGTCACTGTGCTTCGGCAGTTCCGGTCCGCTGGGCAAACCCGCGATGACGGCGGGGCTTTCCCCGGAGCAGGTCGCCGTGGCCCGTATCGGCATCGCCGCCGTGGTGCTGCTCGTCGTCGTGGGGCTGACCCGGCCCGGACTGCTGCGGGTGCGACACGGGCAGTGGCGGGTGCTGCTCGGCTACGGCCTGCTCGGCGTGGCCGGTGTTCAGCTCTTCTACTTCCTGTCCGCCGCGCGGGTTCCCGTGGGCATCGCGATCCTGCTGGAGTTCACCTCACCCGTCCTCGTCGCGCTGTGGGTGCGCTTCGTGCGCCGGGTGCGGCTGCCGTGGCCGATGTGGCTCGGCATCGTCCTGGCGCTGGTGGGTCTGGCGTTGGTCGCGCGTGTCCACGAGGGACTCACCCTGGACGCGATAGGACTCGCGGCGGGGATCGCGACGGCCGTGTGCTCGGCCTCCTACTTCCTGCTCGGTGAGCACGGGGTGGCCAGCCATCACCCGCTCGGGATGGTCACGTGGGGCATGGTGGTGGGCGCCGTCGCCGTGTGCGTGGTCGCTCCTCCGTGGACCTTGCCCGTCTCGATCCTGCTGGAGCCCGCCGAGCTCGGCCCGTGGCGTCCGCCGGTGTGGTCACTGCTGCTGACCGTCGCCGTGGTGTCGACGGTGCTGGCGTATCTGGCGGGCATCACGGCGCTACGCCACCTTCCCGCGTCCACGGCGAGCGTGCTCGCTCTGCTGGAACCGTTGGTGGCCACGAGCATGGCGTGGGTCCTGCTGGACGAAGCACTCGGCTGGGTGCAGGTGCTGGGCGCGGTCGTGCTGCTCGGTGGCGCGCTGCTGGTGCAGCTGACCGCGCCGTCGGCACAAGGCGGTCCCGACGGCGCGGCGGAGCCTCGAACCCCTTGA